The Bacillus sp. (in: firmicutes) genome includes a region encoding these proteins:
- a CDS encoding KinB-signaling pathway activation protein, whose product MTIRNWIKFFFSTLLVGGFVSGILGFVIRWDEFSPYFTNGEIGAILSTFIWLMGVGFTFSVISQMGFFAYLTVHRFGLGIFRTISLWNGVQWVLICIVLFDLVYFRFQAFADEGESLVPYLLLAGFILLFGAVIAYFKAKQTNKQTFVSALFFMVVVTVVEWLPVLTTNEQSWLYLMLFTLLACNAYQLLMLPKYNTMKA is encoded by the coding sequence GTGACGATTCGAAATTGGATAAAATTTTTCTTTTCTACATTGTTAGTTGGAGGTTTCGTTTCCGGAATCTTAGGGTTTGTGATTCGCTGGGATGAATTTTCGCCTTATTTTACAAATGGTGAGATCGGGGCAATCCTTTCCACCTTTATTTGGTTAATGGGAGTTGGCTTTACGTTTAGCGTTATTAGTCAAATGGGCTTTTTTGCTTATTTAACCGTTCATCGATTTGGGTTAGGGATTTTCCGAACGATCTCCTTATGGAACGGTGTCCAATGGGTTCTTATTTGTATCGTTTTGTTTGACCTCGTATACTTCCGTTTCCAAGCCTTTGCTGATGAAGGGGAAAGTCTGGTTCCTTACTTATTATTGGCAGGATTCATTCTTTTGTTTGGTGCGGTAATCGCGTATTTTAAAGCAAAGCAAACTAATAAACAAACGTTTGTTTCAGCCTTATTTTTTATGGTCGTTGTAACAGTAGTCGAATGGCTACCTGTTCTAACGACGAATGAACAAAGTTGGCTTTACTTAATGCTATTTACATTATTAGCTTGTAACGCTTATCAATTATTAATGCTCCCAAAATACAACACGATGAAGGCGTAA
- a CDS encoding spore gernimation protein GerD, with the protein MKKWTYLLLIPVLFLTACNGGKESGGGQMDYDETKKMVVDILKTDEGKKAIQQIISDEKMKEELVMDQQVVSDSIQKTLTSEKGVEFWKKSFEDPKFAETVAKSMKKENEKLLKELMKDPEYQGMMMDILKDPEMQKEYNEVLKSKEYREHLQTVIIETFESPLFKSKLQDVLKQAGQEGGEKKEEGKEGGGQEGGGEGEDKGQGQGGGASA; encoded by the coding sequence ATGAAAAAGTGGACCTATTTGCTCCTCATACCCGTACTTTTTTTAACCGCTTGTAACGGTGGAAAAGAGTCCGGTGGCGGTCAAATGGATTATGACGAAACAAAAAAAATGGTAGTTGATATATTAAAAACGGATGAAGGAAAGAAAGCAATTCAACAAATCATTTCTGATGAAAAAATGAAGGAAGAGCTAGTCATGGATCAGCAAGTTGTTTCAGATTCGATTCAAAAAACCTTAACATCTGAAAAAGGGGTCGAATTTTGGAAAAAGTCTTTTGAAGATCCAAAATTTGCTGAAACGGTTGCCAAAAGCATGAAAAAAGAAAACGAAAAGCTATTAAAGGAACTTATGAAAGACCCAGAATATCAAGGGATGATGATGGATATTTTGAAAGATCCTGAAATGCAAAAAGAGTACAATGAAGTGCTGAAAAGTAAAGAGTATCGAGAACATTTACAAACCGTCATTATCGAAACATTTGAAAGTCCTTTATTCAAGTCTAAACTTCAAGATGTGTTAAAACAAGCAGGCCAAGAAGGGGGAGAGAAAAAAGAAGAAGGTAAAGAAGGTGGGGGACAAGAAGGTGGTGGTGAAGGAGAAGATAAAGGGCAAGGACAAGGCGGTGGAGCGTCTGCATAA